From a region of the Acomys russatus chromosome 4, mAcoRus1.1, whole genome shotgun sequence genome:
- the Polr3k gene encoding DNA-directed RNA polymerase III subunit RPC10: MLLFCPGCGNGLIVEEGQRCHRFACNTCPYVHNITRKVTNRKYPKLKEVDDVLGGAAAWENVDSTAEPCPKCEHPRAYFMQLQTRSADEPMTTFYKCCNAQCGHRWRD; the protein is encoded by the exons ATGCTGCTTTTCTGCCCGGGCTGCGGGAACGGACTGATTGTGGAGGAGGGGCAGCGCTGCCATCGCTTCGCCTGCAACACCTGCCCCTACGTGCACAACATCACACGCAAG GTAACAAACCGAAAGTATCCAAAGCTAAAAGAAGTGGACGATGTGCTTGGTGGGGCAGCTGCCTGGGAGAACGTGGACTCCACTGCAG AGCCATGTCCGAAATGTGAGCATCCCCGTGCCTACTTCATGCAGCTTCAGACCCGTTCGGCAGACGAGCCAATGACCACCTTCTACAAGTGCTGCAACGCTCAGTGCGGGCATCGATGGAGGGACTGA